In Actinomycetota bacterium, a genomic segment contains:
- a CDS encoding quinone oxidoreductase, producing MHAIRLATHGGPEVLSWDEVPDLHPGEGQIRVQVAAAGVNYIDTYHRRGLYPVDLPLVLGLEGAGVVDAVGGGVRRWKVGDRVAWTSARGSYAEQTLVAADQAVAVPEGVDLEIAAATMLQGMTAHYLVHDTYPLRQGELCLVHAGAGGVGRLLIQMAVQAGARVFATAGTSEKRRIAESLGAEVACDYSEFVQVVEETAGRRPLHVIYDGVGRTTFLDGLALMRIRGMVVLFGQSSGPVEPFDLQELSRNGSLYVTRPSLFHHIASPDELEHRAGEVFRGILDGWLNVAIGQRFAMSDAAAAHLALEGRRTTGKVLLIP from the coding sequence ATGCATGCCATTCGTCTTGCGACCCACGGAGGTCCCGAAGTCTTGTCCTGGGACGAGGTTCCCGACCTTCACCCCGGTGAGGGCCAGATCCGAGTTCAGGTTGCTGCTGCGGGCGTGAATTACATCGACACCTATCACCGGCGCGGCCTCTATCCGGTGGATCTGCCGCTGGTTCTCGGCCTCGAGGGAGCCGGTGTGGTCGATGCCGTCGGCGGCGGCGTCCGGCGCTGGAAGGTCGGTGATCGTGTTGCCTGGACTTCGGCTCGGGGGTCCTATGCTGAGCAGACGCTCGTTGCAGCCGATCAGGCCGTCGCCGTGCCCGAGGGCGTCGACCTCGAGATCGCCGCGGCGACCATGCTCCAGGGGATGACGGCGCACTACCTCGTTCATGACACGTACCCTCTTCGGCAAGGAGAGCTGTGTCTCGTTCACGCCGGGGCGGGCGGCGTGGGGAGGCTGCTCATCCAGATGGCCGTGCAGGCAGGGGCACGAGTGTTCGCCACGGCCGGAACCTCGGAAAAGCGTCGAATCGCCGAGTCCCTCGGCGCCGAGGTCGCCTGCGACTACTCGGAGTTCGTCCAGGTCGTCGAGGAGACGGCCGGCCGGAGGCCGCTCCACGTCATCTACGACGGTGTCGGCAGGACCACGTTCCTCGACGGCCTCGCCCTGATGCGTATTCGGGGCATGGTCGTTCTCTTCGGGCAGTCTTCGGGTCCGGTCGAACCGTTCGATCTGCAGGAGCTGAGCCGCAACGGGTCCCTGTACGTGACACGGCCGAGCTTGTTCCACCACATTGCATCGCCCGACGAGCTGGAGCACAGGGCGGGCGAGGTCTTTCGCGGGATTCTGGACGGATGGCTGAACGTCGCCATCGGCCAACGGTTTGCGATGTCCGATGCGGCGGCGGCGCACCTCGCGCTGGAGGGTCGACGGACGACGGGAAAAGTGCTGCTGATTCCCTGA
- a CDS encoding NAD-dependent deacetylase codes for MQTPVQRAVDILGRAAHILVFTGAGISVESGIPDFRGPDGLWSRVDPSLFEIGRYLSDAAARREVWRIHLAGELDIGDLQPNPAHRAVVDLWKSGRMAGCITQNIDGLHQKAGLPETEVAELHGNLRRVRCVSCARVWPAKEILDRIDAGEADPRCPDCHGILKSTTVLFGELLPGAAIARAQQMSDEADAVLSIGSTLSVYPAVDFVLDAVSRGAPLVIANLGPTDRDDLAAVRVDGRAASTVPAIVGKLLGAPPEGP; via the coding sequence ATGCAGACGCCCGTCCAGCGAGCCGTCGACATCCTCGGCCGAGCCGCCCACATCCTCGTGTTCACCGGCGCCGGGATCTCCGTCGAGTCCGGGATCCCCGATTTTCGCGGTCCGGACGGCCTCTGGTCTCGAGTCGACCCGTCGCTGTTCGAGATCGGCCGCTACCTGTCGGACGCCGCGGCCCGCCGTGAAGTCTGGCGAATCCACCTCGCCGGAGAGCTCGACATCGGCGATCTACAACCGAATCCGGCCCATCGCGCGGTCGTGGATCTGTGGAAGAGCGGTCGGATGGCCGGCTGCATCACCCAGAACATCGACGGGCTCCACCAGAAGGCAGGTCTGCCCGAGACCGAAGTCGCCGAACTCCACGGCAACTTGAGGCGCGTTCGTTGCGTCTCCTGTGCCAGGGTCTGGCCCGCAAAGGAGATCCTCGACCGAATCGACGCAGGCGAAGCCGACCCCCGCTGCCCCGATTGCCACGGCATCCTCAAGTCGACCACCGTGTTGTTCGGCGAGTTGCTGCCGGGTGCGGCCATCGCCCGGGCCCAACAGATGTCCGACGAGGCAGATGCCGTCTTGTCGATCGGAAGCACGCTTTCGGTGTACCCGGCGGTCGATTTCGTCCTCGACGCCGTGTCTCGCGGCGCTCCGCTCGTGATCGCCAACCTCGGACCGACCGATCGAGATGACCTCGCGGCCGTTCGGGTAGACGGGCGGGCCGCTTCAACGGTCCCCGCCATCGTCGGAAAGCTCCTTGGTGCACCACCCGAAGGACCGTGA
- a CDS encoding PH domain-containing protein — translation MKYPERLLSSGERVDLAFRPHWKQLIWPVFVSVIALVGVIVIAVRAEGAWMWVGLAVVVAIWLVLFAPRFTQWFFTHYIITNERLIVRRGMFSRHGKEIPLEVMNDATFTQTFWERLLRSGDLIIESAGEQGQSHFSDIPDPEGIQSEIYRLREDRMLALQGGTGPVEQLEGLARLHKDGVLSDEEFAEKRSKLLDQI, via the coding sequence ATGAAGTATCCCGAACGTCTTCTCAGCAGCGGCGAGCGTGTCGATCTTGCGTTCCGTCCCCATTGGAAACAGCTCATCTGGCCGGTCTTCGTGTCGGTGATCGCCCTCGTCGGCGTCATCGTCATCGCCGTACGTGCCGAGGGCGCGTGGATGTGGGTCGGTCTCGCCGTCGTGGTTGCGATCTGGCTCGTGCTGTTCGCGCCGCGGTTCACCCAGTGGTTCTTCACCCACTACATCATCACGAATGAACGACTCATCGTCCGCCGAGGCATGTTTTCCCGGCACGGCAAGGAGATACCACTCGAGGTGATGAACGACGCGACCTTCACCCAGACGTTCTGGGAACGGCTGTTGCGATCGGGGGACCTGATCATCGAATCGGCGGGAGAGCAAGGCCAGAGTCATTTCAGCGACATTCCGGACCCGGAAGGGATCCAGTCCGAGATCTACCGGTTGCGGGAGGACCGGATGCTCGCACTTCAGGGTGGGACCGGACCTGTCGAGCAGCTCGAGGGGCTGGCCAGGCTGCACAAGGACGGAGTCCTCAGCGACGAGGAATTCGCCGAGAAGCGGAGCAAGCTCCTCGACCAGATTTGA
- a CDS encoding PAC2 family protein: protein MALYEPIDDIPDLVAPALIAAFDGWVNAGSVGTRAAASLTRDGRQVVTFDGDALFDYRASRPDVEFVEGVMQVVRWPEITLTHVRHERDLLVLTGNEPDFRWKALSVSIAEIAESFGVVEMVSLGGVPAAVPHTRPVRILTTASRKNLIPDDEQLPQGVLKVPGAAVNIVEQAITGRGIPAVGFWAQIPHYVAGPYHAGAIALIERAARHLGIDLPLGGLVDEAAEQRRELDATVADKPEAVAYLQRLEELVARQQTIPSGEEIASEVERFLRENTENPFGDQEG from the coding sequence ATGGCATTGTATGAACCCATCGACGACATCCCCGACCTGGTCGCTCCCGCGCTCATCGCCGCCTTCGACGGTTGGGTGAACGCAGGCTCGGTCGGCACCCGGGCGGCGGCGTCCCTCACACGCGACGGCAGGCAAGTCGTGACCTTCGACGGCGACGCACTGTTCGACTACCGGGCATCGCGTCCCGATGTCGAGTTCGTCGAAGGAGTGATGCAGGTTGTTCGCTGGCCCGAGATCACACTCACGCACGTCCGACATGAACGCGACCTGCTCGTGCTGACGGGCAACGAGCCGGACTTTCGGTGGAAAGCGTTGAGCGTATCGATTGCCGAGATCGCAGAATCATTCGGCGTTGTCGAAATGGTTTCTCTCGGAGGCGTGCCGGCGGCGGTCCCCCACACCCGACCCGTGCGAATCCTCACGACGGCCTCTCGAAAGAATCTCATCCCCGATGACGAGCAACTGCCCCAAGGCGTCCTCAAGGTCCCTGGCGCCGCCGTCAACATCGTGGAGCAGGCCATCACCGGCAGAGGTATTCCGGCAGTCGGGTTCTGGGCGCAGATTCCGCACTACGTGGCGGGACCGTACCATGCCGGAGCAATCGCTCTCATCGAGCGTGCCGCCCGCCACCTCGGCATCGACCTGCCGTTGGGCGGTCTCGTCGACGAAGCGGCGGAACAGCGCAGGGAACTCGACGCAACCGTTGCCGACAAGCCGGAGGCGGTTGCCTACCTGCAGCGCCTCGAAGAGTTGGTGGCACGGCAGCAGACGATTCCGAGTGGCGAGGAGATCGCTTCGGAAGTGGAACGGTTCCTGCGAGAGAATACGGAGAACCCTTTCGGAGATCAGGAGGGCTAG
- a CDS encoding MFS transporter yields MSTWVHRQRLSTRHKVLWAFGTFGVSLSYEAFIGWVQFFYLDVLRLAPLAMTWAWVLYTLWNMVNDPIAGQLSDRTSTRWGRRIPWIVALAIPLGISFALIWMPPAGLGLGLGGGLWWYFLIAICVFDAMFSAITINYVALFPAMYPEQGPRAAVAGWRQGFAILGVIVGVTFAKSLADAIGWAAMGVLFGALASLAFFISLGGSFEPARTSVASEVPFKTAVRMTLRSGSFRWFLVMSTAIEFMLIVLPAVVPLFAKYVLGENDGLRQGLISGVAFVVAIPSFALWTWAAKRWESRSAIIVALGLFGLLLIPLGVVRSYDQALVAAGGLGVGLAGLLMLREVMLADVIDEDAARHGVRREGMFFGMHGFVIRAAFAFQGTLIGGMLAITGYDPSLVVQPHNVAVGLRILISGAPLLGVVVAAYAARRYSLYGERLAAVKAATP; encoded by the coding sequence ATGAGCACATGGGTTCACCGGCAGCGACTCTCGACGCGGCACAAGGTGCTGTGGGCCTTCGGGACGTTCGGTGTCTCGCTCTCCTACGAGGCGTTCATCGGCTGGGTGCAGTTCTTCTATCTGGACGTGCTTCGCCTCGCCCCTCTTGCGATGACGTGGGCCTGGGTGCTGTACACCTTGTGGAACATGGTCAACGATCCGATCGCCGGTCAACTCTCCGATCGCACGAGCACCCGCTGGGGTCGGCGGATCCCGTGGATCGTGGCGCTCGCGATACCGCTGGGTATCAGCTTCGCGCTGATCTGGATGCCGCCCGCCGGATTGGGACTCGGGCTCGGTGGGGGCCTCTGGTGGTATTTCCTGATCGCCATATGCGTTTTCGATGCGATGTTCTCCGCGATCACCATCAACTACGTTGCGCTGTTTCCCGCGATGTACCCGGAGCAGGGCCCTCGGGCCGCCGTGGCAGGGTGGCGGCAAGGGTTCGCGATTCTGGGTGTGATCGTCGGCGTGACGTTCGCCAAGAGCCTCGCGGACGCCATCGGGTGGGCCGCGATGGGAGTCCTGTTCGGAGCCTTGGCGAGCCTCGCGTTCTTCATCTCCCTCGGTGGGAGTTTCGAGCCTGCTCGCACGTCCGTCGCATCGGAGGTTCCGTTCAAGACGGCCGTCCGGATGACGCTTCGCAGCGGTTCGTTCCGATGGTTTCTCGTCATGTCGACCGCCATCGAGTTCATGCTCATCGTTCTTCCCGCCGTCGTGCCGCTGTTCGCGAAATACGTGCTGGGGGAGAACGACGGTCTTCGGCAGGGCCTGATCAGCGGTGTCGCGTTCGTCGTCGCCATACCTTCGTTCGCCCTGTGGACGTGGGCGGCGAAACGGTGGGAGAGCCGCTCGGCCATCATCGTCGCGCTCGGCCTCTTCGGTCTTCTGTTGATTCCGCTCGGAGTCGTCCGCTCGTATGACCAGGCACTCGTCGCGGCGGGGGGCCTGGGCGTCGGCCTGGCCGGACTGCTCATGTTGCGTGAGGTCATGCTGGCCGACGTGATCGACGAAGATGCCGCTCGTCACGGGGTGCGTCGCGAGGGGATGTTCTTCGGAATGCACGGGTTCGTCATCCGGGCGGCATTTGCCTTCCAGGGCACGCTGATCGGTGGGATGCTGGCGATCACGGGCTACGACCCCTCGCTCGTCGTGCAGCCGCACAATGTCGCAGTGGGCCTCCGGATCCTCATCTCCGGCGCGCCGCTGCTCGGCGTCGTGGTGGCGGCCTACGCCGCACGCCGATACTCGCTGTACGGGGAACGCCTGGCGGCGGTGAAGGCGGCGACGCCCTGA
- a CDS encoding DUF4349 domain-containing protein — translation MKRGIAIAGLVLLLAGCGSGESTVLDKAAPARGFAATGAAEPGTDQAVTDQAVTDRKIIKNVSIDLEVADPEQGARSVERLADQFGGFVSNESLYRNGGGVDETTFARLQVRVPADRLAQFLDALKAGAIDVRSLDMSSQDISEQYSDIEAQLRNLRAYEEELRLLLAEVRDRPEAKADDLLTVFESIRQVRGEIEQLEGRQRLFDSQVALATVDVTLTPSEAVAPLAREGWSAGSILRQAVRGLIVALQWIASAAIWLVAFFLPVLIVILVPIALVVWLVMWIVRRRRRADTDDGDEA, via the coding sequence ATGAAACGTGGAATTGCGATTGCAGGCCTGGTGCTTCTGCTGGCGGGGTGCGGGTCGGGTGAGAGCACCGTTCTGGACAAGGCCGCACCCGCGCGAGGGTTTGCAGCAACCGGTGCTGCGGAGCCGGGGACCGACCAGGCCGTGACCGACCAGGCCGTGACCGACCGCAAGATCATCAAGAACGTCTCTATCGACCTCGAGGTGGCGGATCCTGAACAGGGGGCGCGCTCCGTGGAGCGGCTGGCCGATCAGTTCGGCGGCTTTGTCTCGAACGAGAGTCTGTACCGCAACGGTGGCGGTGTGGACGAGACCACGTTCGCACGACTTCAGGTGCGTGTTCCCGCCGACCGGCTGGCACAGTTCCTGGATGCGCTGAAGGCGGGGGCCATCGACGTGCGATCCTTGGACATGTCCTCGCAGGACATCTCTGAGCAATACTCCGACATCGAGGCGCAGCTGCGCAATCTGCGCGCGTACGAGGAGGAGCTACGCCTGCTGCTCGCCGAAGTTCGGGATCGGCCGGAAGCAAAGGCGGACGATCTTCTCACCGTATTCGAGAGCATTCGCCAGGTACGTGGTGAGATCGAGCAACTCGAGGGCAGACAGCGGCTCTTCGACTCCCAGGTTGCATTGGCCACCGTCGATGTGACCCTGACCCCCTCTGAGGCCGTCGCGCCACTGGCGAGGGAGGGATGGAGCGCCGGTTCGATCCTCCGTCAGGCCGTTCGGGGGCTCATCGTCGCGCTGCAATGGATCGCATCCGCGGCGATCTGGCTGGTGGCCTTCTTCCTTCCCGTCCTCATCGTCATTCTCGTGCCGATCGCCTTGGTCGTCTGGCTGGTGATGTGGATCGTCCGGCGGCGCAGACGGGCGGACACGGACGACGGTGACGAGGCCTGA
- a CDS encoding prolyl-tRNA synthetase associated domain-containing protein, whose translation MKPATPDRLFHFLDGLGIATETVHHAAVFTVEEARSERGELPGGHSKSLFLRNKKGKMWLVVAKEDRPIDLKDLAGRLDAGRFSFGSPDRLMRTLGVIPGAVTPFAVLNDAEGAVQVVLDRGLMALDPLNFHPLDNTMTTSIASADLLKFLEATGHQPLIVDL comes from the coding sequence ATGAAGCCCGCCACACCGGATCGTCTCTTTCACTTCCTCGACGGCCTCGGCATCGCGACCGAAACCGTCCATCACGCGGCGGTGTTCACCGTCGAGGAGGCCCGCTCCGAACGCGGTGAGCTGCCGGGAGGTCATTCGAAGAGCCTGTTCCTGCGCAACAAGAAAGGCAAGATGTGGCTCGTCGTCGCCAAGGAGGACCGTCCGATCGACCTGAAGGATCTCGCCGGACGGCTGGACGCAGGACGTTTCTCGTTCGGAAGTCCCGACCGACTCATGCGAACCCTCGGGGTCATACCGGGTGCAGTCACGCCGTTTGCGGTCCTCAACGATGCCGAGGGCGCCGTGCAGGTGGTCCTCGACCGTGGCCTCATGGCGCTGGATCCGCTCAACTTCCACCCGTTGGACAACACGATGACCACGAGCATCGCCTCCGCGGACCTCCTGAAGTTCCTCGAGGCGACCGGACACCAGCCGCTGATCGTCGACCTTTGA
- a CDS encoding YgjV family protein, translated as MVEILGYVASGLVVLSLAMTSVVRLRVISLIGAVLFGIYAALIGAVPIVLVNAAIIVINVYFLWKVFTDEEYFTILEVRPDSLYVAGLVRFYEEDIARFQPSYRLAPSSDQFAVLILRDMVPAGIFIGEPDSPGVMRVLLDYVTPAHRDLKAGRFLFDRNPDLFRDRGYTTLVSDGGSVSHNRYLQRMGFRPEAGRYVRDF; from the coding sequence ATGGTAGAGATTCTCGGCTATGTGGCTTCGGGCCTCGTCGTGCTTTCATTGGCGATGACGTCCGTCGTGCGACTTCGTGTCATCAGCCTGATCGGCGCGGTGCTGTTCGGCATCTACGCCGCTCTGATCGGCGCCGTCCCCATCGTCCTGGTGAATGCGGCCATCATCGTCATCAACGTCTACTTCCTCTGGAAGGTCTTCACCGACGAGGAGTACTTCACGATCTTGGAGGTCCGACCGGACTCGCTGTACGTCGCCGGTCTGGTCCGCTTCTACGAGGAGGACATTGCACGATTCCAGCCGTCCTATCGGCTTGCGCCGAGCTCCGACCAGTTCGCCGTGCTGATTCTGCGAGACATGGTTCCCGCCGGCATCTTCATCGGAGAACCCGACTCTCCGGGTGTCATGCGGGTCCTGCTCGACTACGTGACGCCGGCGCACCGGGATCTGAAAGCGGGACGATTCCTCTTCGATCGGAATCCCGATCTCTTTCGAGACCGTGGATACACGACGCTGGTGAGCGACGGAGGCAGTGTGTCCCACAACCGGTATCTCCAACGTATGGGGTTTCGCCCGGAGGCCGGCCGGTACGTACGCGACTTCTGA
- the amrS gene encoding AmmeMemoRadiSam system radical SAM enzyme: protein MDPEPAWSIVPTKFWHALDDGRIQCDLCPRECKLREGQRGLCFTRARREDEIVLTSYGRSTGFWVDPIEKKPLNHFLPGTSVLSFGTAGCNLACRYCQNWDISKARGDDILAQRLSPQGIADTAKRLDCAGVAFTYNDPVIFHEYAVDTADAAHRAGLKAVAVTAGYVNPQARAEFFEAMDAANVDLKAFTDEFYHRYCAGRLQPVLDTLAYIRHETDVWLEITTLLIPGLNDSEEEIDEMTRWIADTLGPDVPHHFTAFHPAFKMLDVPQTRFSTLERAREIAMGNGLWYVYTGNIPDEVTQSTWCPTCGAKLIGRSGYSITAWNIDRGCCGSCGTVVSGVFEDRPGSWGPIRHPVVL, encoded by the coding sequence ATGGATCCCGAGCCCGCATGGTCGATCGTCCCGACGAAGTTCTGGCACGCGCTCGACGACGGCCGGATTCAGTGTGATCTGTGCCCTCGGGAGTGCAAGCTGCGGGAGGGGCAGCGCGGCCTGTGTTTCACGCGTGCGAGACGCGAGGACGAGATCGTGCTCACGTCCTACGGGCGATCGACCGGTTTCTGGGTGGATCCGATCGAGAAGAAGCCCCTGAATCATTTTCTGCCAGGGACCTCGGTGCTGTCGTTTGGGACGGCCGGCTGCAACCTGGCATGCCGGTACTGTCAGAACTGGGATATCTCCAAGGCGCGCGGCGATGACATCTTGGCGCAGCGCTTGTCGCCGCAAGGGATCGCCGACACTGCGAAACGCCTCGATTGTGCCGGCGTCGCCTTCACGTACAACGATCCGGTCATCTTTCATGAGTACGCGGTCGACACGGCAGACGCGGCCCATCGTGCAGGTCTCAAAGCGGTCGCCGTGACCGCCGGGTACGTCAATCCGCAGGCGCGTGCAGAGTTCTTCGAGGCGATGGACGCCGCCAACGTGGACCTGAAGGCATTCACGGATGAGTTCTACCACCGGTACTGCGCAGGCAGACTGCAGCCGGTTCTGGACACGCTGGCGTACATTCGTCACGAGACCGACGTGTGGTTGGAGATCACCACGTTGTTGATACCGGGCCTGAACGACTCCGAAGAGGAGATCGACGAGATGACACGCTGGATCGCCGACACGCTCGGTCCGGACGTTCCCCATCATTTCACCGCGTTCCATCCGGCGTTCAAGATGCTGGATGTGCCGCAAACCCGGTTCTCGACGCTCGAACGTGCCAGAGAGATCGCCATGGGGAACGGGCTGTGGTACGTCTACACGGGAAACATCCCCGATGAGGTGACCCAGAGCACGTGGTGCCCCACGTGCGGCGCGAAGCTGATCGGCCGATCCGGCTACTCGATCACGGCGTGGAACATCGATCGAGGGTGCTGTGGATCCTGTGGCACGGTGGTCTCCGGAGTGTTCGAGGACCGGCCGGGATCCTGGGGACCGATACGACATCCCGTCGTGTTGTAG
- a CDS encoding NTP transferase domain-containing protein, with product MDCVVLAGGVPMPGDSLYSLTRGLPKAQVEVAGMTVGQRVVDALTDAETIDCIVIVGTEPGVFVSPKIVETVPNRGGLVDNFMAGVDVLLARDPAMPIAAGCSSDIPLLTGAMVDWFTSAAHAHDAVAGVIRRDVVQAGYPDYPNEYWRLTDGEFTAADFILFRPAMASGLKARLEPLAGARKNTLQTARLIGWGLLFRYLVRRLSLTQAERGISKALELDLRILDVPHPEMGLDLDLLEHASVLERWVARR from the coding sequence ATGGATTGTGTCGTACTCGCGGGCGGCGTGCCGATGCCGGGTGACAGCCTCTACTCGTTGACCCGGGGTCTTCCGAAAGCGCAGGTCGAGGTCGCGGGCATGACGGTCGGCCAGCGGGTCGTCGACGCGCTGACGGACGCGGAGACGATCGATTGCATCGTGATCGTGGGGACCGAGCCCGGGGTGTTCGTGTCTCCGAAGATCGTGGAGACCGTCCCGAATCGTGGTGGCCTCGTCGACAACTTCATGGCGGGCGTCGACGTGCTGCTTGCCCGTGACCCTGCAATGCCGATCGCCGCGGGCTGTTCGTCCGATATTCCGTTGTTGACCGGGGCCATGGTCGACTGGTTCACCTCGGCGGCCCATGCGCACGACGCCGTGGCCGGCGTGATCCGCCGCGACGTCGTTCAGGCGGGCTACCCGGACTATCCGAACGAGTACTGGCGACTCACCGACGGTGAATTCACCGCGGCCGACTTCATCCTCTTCCGTCCGGCGATGGCGTCTGGTCTGAAGGCTCGGCTCGAACCGCTTGCCGGAGCGCGCAAGAACACGCTGCAGACTGCACGGCTGATCGGATGGGGCCTTCTGTTTCGGTATCTGGTTCGGCGTCTCAGCCTCACGCAGGCGGAGCGGGGAATCTCGAAGGCTCTCGAACTGGACCTTCGGATCCTCGACGTTCCTCATCCGGAGATGGGGCTCGATCTCGATCTGCTCGAGCATGCTTCCGTGTTGGAGCGTTGGGTGGCGAGGCGCTAA
- a CDS encoding cell wall-active antibiotics response protein, translating into MKKLFKILLWMIAAEVVMKATALALTRIIGENADEDADDFKLVALMDGRSYESVSTRLRSGRVIVAMGGVDIDLRQALLDPEGARLDLRVLAGGARVLVCRSWRVEVDHRVIGGAAQIEIPDPETLPDGAPILHIDALTVGGGLVIANAESESHAVRS; encoded by the coding sequence ATGAAGAAGCTGTTCAAGATCCTTCTTTGGATGATCGCAGCGGAAGTCGTCATGAAAGCGACGGCGCTCGCACTCACGAGAATCATCGGCGAGAACGCCGACGAGGATGCAGACGACTTCAAACTCGTGGCACTCATGGATGGCCGTAGCTACGAGAGTGTCTCCACGCGCCTCCGTTCCGGACGGGTGATCGTCGCCATGGGAGGTGTCGATATCGACCTTCGTCAGGCCCTTCTCGATCCGGAAGGGGCAAGGCTCGACCTGCGGGTTCTCGCCGGCGGAGCACGTGTCCTGGTCTGCAGGAGTTGGCGGGTCGAAGTCGACCATCGTGTGATCGGCGGTGCGGCCCAGATCGAGATCCCGGATCCGGAGACACTGCCCGATGGCGCGCCGATCCTGCACATCGATGCGCTGACGGTCGGTGGGGGACTCGTGATCGCCAACGCCGAGTCGGAATCTCACGCCGTCCGATCGTGA
- the lnt gene encoding apolipoprotein N-acyltransferase encodes MVWFGALVSAGLLWLAFPPVGWGAIVFIAPVPLLWGLRRAKGRWSAAGATYLFGIVFFTSLLWWVAISTRVGAAVLFPVMGLYLVPLGWIVWRTRAWAPGLWWMVVVGGWAATEWVRGHWPFGGFPWGSLGTAVGDVPALRATAQWVGETGLSVLAVGIAAGLVLVLERKSARWLAGAVGTALVLLLAGSLWPPQTDGNVLRVAVIQGSSPCPGRYCPGENQEIFDSHLALTRTLEAGSVDLVIWPESSAQYGAETLTNPQNGEAVAAEAVRLDASILVGSTRAVGDTGFVNANVLYGPDGVVVGEYRKRQGVPFGEYVPFRRYLGWVKEIDRVSRDMVPGTHPVVWDLPQGPFASVICFEAAFPRHVREAVRAGARFVVVTTNESGYGRSAATLQFSEMTRMRAAENGIDMVHASITGSSALITADGTITDRTPIMEPAILRGEVGFRTLGPTLYNRVGDWVQLLAIAGFLAAVGLGVWRERVG; translated from the coding sequence GTGGTTTGGTTCGGTGCACTCGTGTCTGCAGGCCTGTTGTGGCTGGCGTTTCCTCCCGTGGGTTGGGGAGCGATCGTCTTCATCGCTCCTGTTCCGTTGCTGTGGGGTTTGCGGCGAGCGAAGGGTCGCTGGTCGGCGGCCGGAGCCACGTATCTGTTCGGGATCGTCTTCTTCACTTCGTTGCTGTGGTGGGTGGCGATCAGCACGCGCGTCGGCGCGGCGGTGCTGTTTCCGGTCATGGGGCTGTATCTCGTGCCACTCGGTTGGATCGTCTGGCGGACCCGCGCATGGGCGCCGGGTCTGTGGTGGATGGTGGTCGTGGGCGGTTGGGCGGCGACGGAGTGGGTACGTGGCCACTGGCCGTTCGGGGGTTTCCCGTGGGGTTCGCTCGGTACCGCGGTTGGTGACGTTCCGGCCTTGCGGGCCACGGCGCAGTGGGTAGGGGAGACCGGCCTTTCGGTGCTGGCGGTGGGGATCGCCGCAGGTCTCGTCCTCGTCCTGGAACGCAAGAGTGCCCGTTGGCTGGCCGGTGCCGTCGGAACCGCGCTCGTGCTCCTGCTCGCCGGATCTCTCTGGCCGCCGCAGACCGACGGAAACGTGCTGCGTGTCGCCGTGATCCAGGGGTCGAGTCCGTGCCCCGGACGCTACTGCCCAGGTGAGAACCAGGAGATCTTCGATTCGCATCTTGCGTTGACACGCACCCTGGAAGCGGGAAGCGTGGATCTCGTCATCTGGCCCGAAAGCTCGGCTCAGTATGGGGCCGAGACGCTGACCAATCCGCAGAACGGGGAGGCTGTGGCCGCGGAGGCGGTGCGATTGGACGCCTCGATTCTCGTAGGGTCGACCCGCGCCGTGGGAGACACCGGGTTCGTCAACGCCAACGTTCTCTACGGTCCGGATGGTGTCGTCGTCGGTGAGTACAGGAAGCGTCAGGGGGTGCCGTTCGGCGAGTACGTGCCGTTTCGGCGGTACCTGGGCTGGGTGAAGGAGATCGATCGTGTGTCTCGGGACATGGTTCCCGGGACGCACCCTGTCGTGTGGGATCTTCCACAGGGCCCCTTCGCCTCGGTGATCTGCTTCGAGGCCGCGTTCCCCCGTCACGTACGCGAAGCGGTGCGCGCCGGTGCGAGATTCGTGGTGGTGACGACCAACGAGTCCGGCTATGGGCGCTCGGCGGCGACGCTGCAGTTCAGTGAGATGACTCGCATGCGGGCGGCCGAGAACGGTATCGACATGGTGCACGCCTCGATCACCGGTTCGAGTGCTCTCATCACCGCCGACGGGACGATCACCGATCGCACGCCGATCATGGAGCCCGCCATTCTTCGTGGCGAGGTCGGATTCCGGACGTTGGGACCAACGTTGTACAACCGGGTGGGAGACTGGGTGCAGCTGCTCGCGATCGCAGGGTTTCTCGCCGCCGTCGGCCTCGGAGTGTGGCGAGAACGGGTGGGCTGA